A part of Phoenix dactylifera cultivar Barhee BC4 chromosome 2, palm_55x_up_171113_PBpolish2nd_filt_p, whole genome shotgun sequence genomic DNA contains:
- the LOC103714518 gene encoding uncharacterized protein LOC103714518 isoform X5 has product MSNVATLLYPCAKTLASTNQRLPSFASPRPRTHAPGRISTFHRLLPSIRHRWITLRCSSDQAAGEQFGTENQNAQDKSNSSNNFWTKWMMYTGEMRSRVAKLGLAAVLAYGLFDGVTYTTFFILAFLGYEKSTGKNPAANLQALLGICNA; this is encoded by the exons ATGTCGAACGTCGCCACTCTTCTCTACCCTTGCgccaaaaccctagcctctacTAACCAAAGGCTCCCATCTTTCGCTTCCCCGAGGCCGAGAACCCATGCTCCCGGGAGAATTTCCACCTTTCATCGGCTACTCCCTTCCATCCGACACCGTTGGATCACCCTTCGGTGCTCCTCCGACCAAGCCGCGGGGGAACAGTTTGGCACCGAGAATCAAAACGCCCAG GATAAATCGAACTCGAGCAATAACTTTTGGACGAAGTGGATG ATGTATACAGGAGAAATGAGATCAAGAGTGGCGAAGCTGGGGCTCGCAGCTGTTCTAGCTTATGGTCTCTTTGATGGAGTGACCTACACGACCTTCTTTATTCTTGCCTTTCTTGGTTATGAGAAAAGTACTGGGAAGAACCCAGCAGCCAATCTCCAGGCCCTCTTAGGG